In a single window of the Platichthys flesus chromosome 5, fPlaFle2.1, whole genome shotgun sequence genome:
- the arfip1 gene encoding arfaptin-1 isoform X1 — MSEVSLEADSGRTSAENPQMESEETDKAEESLSEDVRQERVDDSRGRACTDEVLYDIPIDSGEENAEKSDEDFRKECVVTHRDADAAHESVSVDTGGHGTNHHGETAEAPEESRDSDTETKESRMAEESHRSSAAEIPVTSNGDLDQSPETVFQRDPYPGGPGALNLSESCVSSSNFASTAEGFIESGPFKGSASLPTSPVALVAPSSAVAGRLARSSSDSQAEQGTMNAQPNVGALVLSDDLKNPAMEKLDLVRKWSINTYKCTRQILSEKLGRGSRTVDLELEAQIEVLRDNKRKYQNVIRLAQTLANQLSQIMQTQRQLGDAFADLSLKSPELHEEFGFNAETQKLLSKNGENLLGAITFFIASVNTLVDKTIDDTMITIKQYEVARVEYDAYRTDLEELNLGPRDAITMPKIELSQQQFQLHREKYERMREDVAVKLKFLEENKVKVLHNQLILFHNAIAAYYAGNQQQLEQTLKQFHIKLKMPGGDSPSWLEEH, encoded by the exons ATGTCTGAAGTTAGTCTTGAGGCTGATTCGGGGAGGACCTCAGCTGAGAACCCTCAGATGGAAAGTGAAGAGACTGACAAGGCAGAGGAGAGTTTGAGTGAGGATGTGAGACAGGAGAGAGTAGACGACAGTAGGGGAAGAGCTTGCACTGATGAGGTGCTGTACGACATCCCGATAGACAGCGGTGAGGAAAATGCAGAAAAGAGTGACGAGGACTTTCGGAAGGAGTGTGTGGTGACTCACAGGGATGCTGATGCTGCACATGAGTCTGTCAGTGTAGACACGGGGGGGCACGGGACAAATCATCATGGTGAAACAGCTGAGGCACCAGAGGAAAGCAGAGATTCGGACACCGAAACAAAG GAAAGCAGGATGGCTGAGGAGTCCCATAGAAGCTCAGCCGCTGAGATTCCAGTCACCAGCAATGGAGACCTGGATCAGAGCCCAGAGACAGTTTTCCAGAGG GACCCTTACCCCGGTGGCCCTGGTGCTCTCAACCTCTCAGAgtcctgtgtctcctccagtAACTTTGCTTCAACAGCAGAAGGCTTCATTGAATCAGGACCATTCAAAG GGTCAGCAAGCCTGCCCACGTCTCCCGTGGCACTTGTAGCTCCCAGCTCGGCTGTTGCCGGGCGCCTGGCGCGCTCTTCCAGCGATAGTCAGGCTGAGCAAG GCACAATGAATGCACAGCCAAACGTTGGAGCCCTGGTCCTCTCAGATGACTTAAAGAACCCAGCCATGGAAAAACTGGACCTAGTGAGAAAGTGGAGCATCAACACTTATAAA TGTACCAGGCAGATCCTGTCCGAGAAGTTAGGTCGGGGCTCGAGGACCGTCGACCTGGAGCTGGAGGCTCAGATTGAAGTCCTTCGTGACAACAAGAGAAAGTACCAGAATGTGATAAGGCTGGCTCAGACGCTGGCCAATCAGCTGTCCCAGATAATGCAGACCCAGAGGCAGCTGGGCGACGCCTTCGCTGACCTCAGCCTCAAGTCTCCAGAACTCCAT gaGGAGTTTGGTTTCAATGCTGAAACCCAAAAGCTTTTGTCCAAAAATGGAGAGAACCTGCTGGGTGCCATCACCTTCTTCATCGCCAGTGTGAACACACTCGTGGACAAAACAATCGACGACACCATGATTACTATCAAACAGTATGAAGTCGCCAG AGTTGAGTACGACGCGTACCGCACGGATTTGGAGGAGCTGAATTTGGGGCCCCGTGATGCCATCACAATGCCCAAGATCGAGCTGTCGCAGCAGCAGTTCCAGCTCCATCGTGAGAAGTACGAGAGGATGCGAGAGGATGTTGCCGTCAAGCTTAAGTTCCTGGAAGAGAACAAG GTGAAGGTATTGCACAACCAGCTCATCTTGTTCCACAATGCCATAGCTGCATACTACGCCGGAAACCAACAGCAGCTGGAACAGACACTCAAGCAGTTCCACATCAAGTTGAAAATGCCAGGTGGGGACAGTCCATCTTGGCTGGAAGAGCACTAA
- the arfip1 gene encoding arfaptin-1 isoform X3: protein MAEESHRSSAAEIPVTSNGDLDQSPETVFQRDPYPGGPGALNLSESCVSSSNFASTAEGFIESGPFKGSASLPTSPVALVAPSSAVAGRLARSSSDSQAEQGTMNAQPNVGALVLSDDLKNPAMEKLDLVRKWSINTYKCTRQILSEKLGRGSRTVDLELEAQIEVLRDNKRKYQNVIRLAQTLANQLSQIMQTQRQLGDAFADLSLKSPELHEEFGFNAETQKLLSKNGENLLGAITFFIASVNTLVDKTIDDTMITIKQYEVARVEYDAYRTDLEELNLGPRDAITMPKIELSQQQFQLHREKYERMREDVAVKLKFLEENKVKVLHNQLILFHNAIAAYYAGNQQQLEQTLKQFHIKLKMPGGDSPSWLEEH from the exons ATGGCTGAGGAGTCCCATAGAAGCTCAGCCGCTGAGATTCCAGTCACCAGCAATGGAGACCTGGATCAGAGCCCAGAGACAGTTTTCCAGAGG GACCCTTACCCCGGTGGCCCTGGTGCTCTCAACCTCTCAGAgtcctgtgtctcctccagtAACTTTGCTTCAACAGCAGAAGGCTTCATTGAATCAGGACCATTCAAAG GGTCAGCAAGCCTGCCCACGTCTCCCGTGGCACTTGTAGCTCCCAGCTCGGCTGTTGCCGGGCGCCTGGCGCGCTCTTCCAGCGATAGTCAGGCTGAGCAAG GCACAATGAATGCACAGCCAAACGTTGGAGCCCTGGTCCTCTCAGATGACTTAAAGAACCCAGCCATGGAAAAACTGGACCTAGTGAGAAAGTGGAGCATCAACACTTATAAA TGTACCAGGCAGATCCTGTCCGAGAAGTTAGGTCGGGGCTCGAGGACCGTCGACCTGGAGCTGGAGGCTCAGATTGAAGTCCTTCGTGACAACAAGAGAAAGTACCAGAATGTGATAAGGCTGGCTCAGACGCTGGCCAATCAGCTGTCCCAGATAATGCAGACCCAGAGGCAGCTGGGCGACGCCTTCGCTGACCTCAGCCTCAAGTCTCCAGAACTCCAT gaGGAGTTTGGTTTCAATGCTGAAACCCAAAAGCTTTTGTCCAAAAATGGAGAGAACCTGCTGGGTGCCATCACCTTCTTCATCGCCAGTGTGAACACACTCGTGGACAAAACAATCGACGACACCATGATTACTATCAAACAGTATGAAGTCGCCAG AGTTGAGTACGACGCGTACCGCACGGATTTGGAGGAGCTGAATTTGGGGCCCCGTGATGCCATCACAATGCCCAAGATCGAGCTGTCGCAGCAGCAGTTCCAGCTCCATCGTGAGAAGTACGAGAGGATGCGAGAGGATGTTGCCGTCAAGCTTAAGTTCCTGGAAGAGAACAAG GTGAAGGTATTGCACAACCAGCTCATCTTGTTCCACAATGCCATAGCTGCATACTACGCCGGAAACCAACAGCAGCTGGAACAGACACTCAAGCAGTTCCACATCAAGTTGAAAATGCCAGGTGGGGACAGTCCATCTTGGCTGGAAGAGCACTAA
- the arfip1 gene encoding arfaptin-1 isoform X2, translating into MSEVSLEADSGRTSAENPQMESEETDKAEESLSEDVRQERVDDSRGRACTDEVLYDIPIDSGEENAEKSDEDFRKECVVTHRDADAAHESVSVDTGGHGTNHHGETAEAPEESRDSDTETKESRMAEESHRSSAAEIPVTSNGDLDQSPETVFQRDPYPGGPGALNLSESCVSSSNFASTAEGFIESGPFKGTMNAQPNVGALVLSDDLKNPAMEKLDLVRKWSINTYKCTRQILSEKLGRGSRTVDLELEAQIEVLRDNKRKYQNVIRLAQTLANQLSQIMQTQRQLGDAFADLSLKSPELHEEFGFNAETQKLLSKNGENLLGAITFFIASVNTLVDKTIDDTMITIKQYEVARVEYDAYRTDLEELNLGPRDAITMPKIELSQQQFQLHREKYERMREDVAVKLKFLEENKVKVLHNQLILFHNAIAAYYAGNQQQLEQTLKQFHIKLKMPGGDSPSWLEEH; encoded by the exons ATGTCTGAAGTTAGTCTTGAGGCTGATTCGGGGAGGACCTCAGCTGAGAACCCTCAGATGGAAAGTGAAGAGACTGACAAGGCAGAGGAGAGTTTGAGTGAGGATGTGAGACAGGAGAGAGTAGACGACAGTAGGGGAAGAGCTTGCACTGATGAGGTGCTGTACGACATCCCGATAGACAGCGGTGAGGAAAATGCAGAAAAGAGTGACGAGGACTTTCGGAAGGAGTGTGTGGTGACTCACAGGGATGCTGATGCTGCACATGAGTCTGTCAGTGTAGACACGGGGGGGCACGGGACAAATCATCATGGTGAAACAGCTGAGGCACCAGAGGAAAGCAGAGATTCGGACACCGAAACAAAG GAAAGCAGGATGGCTGAGGAGTCCCATAGAAGCTCAGCCGCTGAGATTCCAGTCACCAGCAATGGAGACCTGGATCAGAGCCCAGAGACAGTTTTCCAGAGG GACCCTTACCCCGGTGGCCCTGGTGCTCTCAACCTCTCAGAgtcctgtgtctcctccagtAACTTTGCTTCAACAGCAGAAGGCTTCATTGAATCAGGACCATTCAAAG GCACAATGAATGCACAGCCAAACGTTGGAGCCCTGGTCCTCTCAGATGACTTAAAGAACCCAGCCATGGAAAAACTGGACCTAGTGAGAAAGTGGAGCATCAACACTTATAAA TGTACCAGGCAGATCCTGTCCGAGAAGTTAGGTCGGGGCTCGAGGACCGTCGACCTGGAGCTGGAGGCTCAGATTGAAGTCCTTCGTGACAACAAGAGAAAGTACCAGAATGTGATAAGGCTGGCTCAGACGCTGGCCAATCAGCTGTCCCAGATAATGCAGACCCAGAGGCAGCTGGGCGACGCCTTCGCTGACCTCAGCCTCAAGTCTCCAGAACTCCAT gaGGAGTTTGGTTTCAATGCTGAAACCCAAAAGCTTTTGTCCAAAAATGGAGAGAACCTGCTGGGTGCCATCACCTTCTTCATCGCCAGTGTGAACACACTCGTGGACAAAACAATCGACGACACCATGATTACTATCAAACAGTATGAAGTCGCCAG AGTTGAGTACGACGCGTACCGCACGGATTTGGAGGAGCTGAATTTGGGGCCCCGTGATGCCATCACAATGCCCAAGATCGAGCTGTCGCAGCAGCAGTTCCAGCTCCATCGTGAGAAGTACGAGAGGATGCGAGAGGATGTTGCCGTCAAGCTTAAGTTCCTGGAAGAGAACAAG GTGAAGGTATTGCACAACCAGCTCATCTTGTTCCACAATGCCATAGCTGCATACTACGCCGGAAACCAACAGCAGCTGGAACAGACACTCAAGCAGTTCCACATCAAGTTGAAAATGCCAGGTGGGGACAGTCCATCTTGGCTGGAAGAGCACTAA